In Streptomyces sp. NBC_00483, a single window of DNA contains:
- a CDS encoding NADH-quinone oxidoreductase subunit NuoF family protein, whose amino-acid sequence MNTALPDVPEVRVVGLPQLTSGFDLVERLDLDMHLKVHGPLEPMAGEQLAQLAQAISLRGRGGAGFPFAKKLRAVAESAIRRGVRPVVVVNGSEDEPACRKDTVLINRAPHLILDGALLVAEAIGARTLVIGVTRDSTEASMQAALAERGLTNRRGAPLRARVQRNPVRMVTGESSALIRSADGGPPMPPGRKVRASDSGVGGAPTLLSNAETFAQLAIATRTGAERYCRTGLHDEPGTVLLTLSGAVARPMVLEVPSGVPLRYVLQLAGAPPLPQGVLTGGYHGKWLDGVGAQDAIVSRASLEASGGALGAGAILPIGPDTCPLGEALKVAQWLASESAGQCGPCYLGLPAAARGLEDVLNGGGPTALEALREVTHAVKRRGACKHPDGSAAFIESTISAFTDDLAAHVLGAGCGRPVLGVLPLHAEAPAASTPSGKRLAVDWTLCRGHGLCADIVPELLQLGPDGFPTVAEAAVPGYSEANAVRAVRRCPALALRIEEDASAAAQDRRPARPALPPGRSRARR is encoded by the coding sequence GTGAACACCGCACTGCCCGACGTCCCGGAAGTCCGGGTCGTCGGACTTCCCCAGCTCACTTCGGGGTTCGACCTCGTGGAGCGGCTCGACCTCGACATGCACCTGAAGGTGCACGGACCACTGGAACCCATGGCGGGCGAACAGCTCGCGCAGCTGGCCCAGGCGATATCCCTGCGCGGCCGCGGCGGCGCGGGCTTCCCCTTCGCCAAGAAGCTCCGCGCGGTCGCGGAGTCGGCGATCCGGCGCGGAGTGCGCCCGGTCGTCGTCGTCAACGGCAGCGAGGACGAGCCCGCCTGCCGCAAGGACACCGTGCTGATCAACCGGGCCCCACACCTGATCCTGGACGGCGCCCTGCTCGTCGCGGAGGCGATCGGCGCGCGCACGCTCGTCATCGGCGTGACCCGTGACAGCACCGAGGCGTCGATGCAGGCGGCCCTCGCCGAGCGCGGCCTGACGAACCGTCGGGGCGCACCACTGCGCGCACGCGTGCAGCGCAATCCGGTGCGCATGGTCACCGGCGAGTCCTCGGCCCTGATCCGCTCGGCGGACGGCGGCCCGCCCATGCCGCCGGGCCGCAAGGTCCGCGCCTCCGACTCCGGCGTCGGCGGCGCCCCCACGCTCCTGTCGAACGCGGAGACCTTCGCCCAGCTCGCCATCGCGACCCGCACGGGGGCCGAGCGCTACTGCCGCACGGGCCTGCACGACGAGCCCGGCACGGTCCTGTTGACGCTCTCCGGGGCGGTCGCCCGCCCGATGGTCCTGGAGGTGCCGTCCGGCGTCCCGCTGCGCTACGTACTCCAACTCGCGGGCGCTCCCCCGCTTCCCCAGGGCGTCCTCACGGGCGGCTATCACGGCAAGTGGCTGGACGGGGTCGGCGCGCAGGACGCCATCGTCTCCCGCGCCTCCCTGGAGGCCTCGGGCGGCGCCCTGGGCGCCGGGGCGATCCTGCCGATCGGCCCTGACACCTGCCCGCTCGGCGAGGCCCTGAAGGTGGCGCAGTGGCTGGCCTCGGAGAGCGCGGGCCAGTGCGGGCCCTGCTACCTGGGGCTGCCCGCGGCGGCGCGCGGCCTCGAGGACGTGCTGAACGGAGGCGGCCCGACCGCCCTGGAGGCGCTGCGCGAGGTCACGCACGCGGTGAAGCGGCGCGGGGCGTGCAAGCACCCGGACGGTTCGGCGGCGTTCATCGAGTCGACGATCTCGGCGTTCACTGACGACCTGGCGGCGCACGTCCTGGGCGCCGGCTGCGGCCGCCCGGTGCTCGGTGTGCTGCCGTTGCACGCAGAGGCGCCGGCGGCCTCGACGCCGAGCGGGAAGCGGCTCGCCGTCGACTGGACGCTGTGCCGGGGCCACGGCCTGTGCGCGGACATCGTGCCGGAGCTGCTGCAGTTGGGACCCGACGGCTTCCCGACGGTCGCGGAGGCGGCGGTCCCCGGCTACTCGGAGGCGAACGCGGTACGGGCCGTGCGCCGCTGCCCCGCGCTGGCGCTGCGGATCGAGGAGGACGCATCGGCGGCCGCGCAGGACCGGAGGCCGGCGCGCCCCGCGCTCCCGCCCGGCCGCAGCCGCGCCCGGAGGTAG